One Ranitomeya imitator isolate aRanImi1 chromosome 1, aRanImi1.pri, whole genome shotgun sequence DNA window includes the following coding sequences:
- the RPS6KL1 gene encoding ribosomal protein S6 kinase-like 1 isoform X1: MCSDRDLCSQYHIGFMGITEHNLSSKATLKRDYLVDAARQLHVAQERDANEEYEAAFSHYKHGVELLLSGVTGQGWFLLFSPQSDSSLILVICSLVDPSRERRDAVKRKISQYLKRAEEIFNCHLQRPLGNNAGAAEGYSSLRFRPIRLLSAAVENLKSCQVLQVIDKVQLVYDPTSGTKFILKSLMKSGRCGHGAVTIIPQSVPYMVELQKFYVGEDSLYLRLQHVPGGRLWGHLKKFQTLGADPEESTMSQTHSSISHRHTSDDSVHWVPESQVRLWGAQVILALDTLHQEGILCKDLNPRNLLLRDNGDVLLTYFGQWREVDRGCCPDAAEQLYVAPEVLGVGSVDEACDWWSLGALLYEMMCGQPLYKTLTPGVFNQMEIPFPEHLSVDAMSLLRALLDCDPNKRLGGGPGGAQRIKSHPFFKDIVWSKLL; encoded by the exons ATGTGCAGTGACCGGGATCTGTGTTCGCAGTATCACATTGGGTTTATGGGAATCACTGAACACAATCTAAGTTCAAAGGCAACATTGAAGCGGGATTACCTGGTGGATGCGGCCAGGCAGCTGCACGTGGCGCAGGAGCGAGATGCCAACGAGGAGTACGAAGCGGCGTTCAGTCACTACAAGCACGGGGTGGAGCTGCTCCTGAGCGGGGTGACAGGTCAGGGCTGGTTTCTGCTCTTTTCCCCCCAGTCTGACAGCTCCCTTATCCTTGTCATTTGCTCTTTAGTGGACCCCAGCAGAGAGCGACGCGATGCCGTGAAACGCAAGATCTCGCAGTACCTAAAACGAGCTGAAGAAATCTTCAACTGCCACCTACAAAGACCTCTAGGAAATAATGCTGGTGCAGCAGAG GGTTACAGCAGCCTCCGGTTCCGACCCATCCGCCTCCTGAGTGCTGCAGTGGAGAACCTGAAAAGCTGTCAGGTCCTACAGGTTATCGATAAG GTGCAGTTGGTGTATGACCCGACCTCAGGAACAAAGTTTATTCTAAAG TCTCTGATGAAGTCAGGTCGTTGTGGACACGGAGCAGTTACCATTATCCCGCAGAGCGTTCCTTACATGGTTGAGCTACAGAAGTTTTACGTTGGGGAAGATTCTCTGTATTTGCGGCTGCAGCATGTTCCAG GAGGACGGCTGTGGGGACATCTTAAGAAATTCCAGACTCTAGGTGCAGACCCTGAAGAGTCCACCATGAGCCAAACTCACAGTTCTATCAGTCACCGACACACATCAGATGACTCAGTCCATTGGGTGCCAGAGTCACAGGTCAGACTTTGGGGTGCACAGGTGATATTAGCACTGGATACTCTTCACCAAGAAGGAATTTTGTGCAAAGATCTAAATCCCCGCAATCTGCTATTGAGAGACAATG GGGATGTGCTCCTGACCTACTTCGGCCAGTGGCGAGAGGTTGACCGTGGCTGTTGTCCCGATGCTGCAGAGCAGCTGTACGTGGCGCCAG AGGTCCTTGGGGTGGGTTCAGTGGACGAGGCCTGTGACTGGTGGAGTTTGGGAGCGCTGCTCTATGAGATGATGTGTGGACAG CCTCTTTACAAGACGCTGACGCCAGGAGTCTTTAATCAGATGGAAATCCCCTTCCCTGAACATCTAAGTGTAGATGCCATGTCTCTGCTGAGAGCG CTACTCGATTGTGATCCAAACAAGCGACTCGGTGGTGGTCCGGGAGGCGCACAAAGGATTAAATCCCACCCTTTCTTCAAGGACATAGTTTGGAGCAAGCTGCTCTAA
- the RPS6KL1 gene encoding ribosomal protein S6 kinase-like 1 isoform X2 — translation MCSDRDLCSQYHIGFMGITEHNLSSKATLKRDYLVDAARQLHVAQERDANEEYEAAFSHYKHGVELLLSGVTVDPSRERRDAVKRKISQYLKRAEEIFNCHLQRPLGNNAGAAEGYSSLRFRPIRLLSAAVENLKSCQVLQVIDKVQLVYDPTSGTKFILKSLMKSGRCGHGAVTIIPQSVPYMVELQKFYVGEDSLYLRLQHVPGGRLWGHLKKFQTLGADPEESTMSQTHSSISHRHTSDDSVHWVPESQVRLWGAQVILALDTLHQEGILCKDLNPRNLLLRDNGDVLLTYFGQWREVDRGCCPDAAEQLYVAPEVLGVGSVDEACDWWSLGALLYEMMCGQPLYKTLTPGVFNQMEIPFPEHLSVDAMSLLRALLDCDPNKRLGGGPGGAQRIKSHPFFKDIVWSKLL, via the exons ATGTGCAGTGACCGGGATCTGTGTTCGCAGTATCACATTGGGTTTATGGGAATCACTGAACACAATCTAAGTTCAAAGGCAACATTGAAGCGGGATTACCTGGTGGATGCGGCCAGGCAGCTGCACGTGGCGCAGGAGCGAGATGCCAACGAGGAGTACGAAGCGGCGTTCAGTCACTACAAGCACGGGGTGGAGCTGCTCCTGAGCGGGGTGACAG TGGACCCCAGCAGAGAGCGACGCGATGCCGTGAAACGCAAGATCTCGCAGTACCTAAAACGAGCTGAAGAAATCTTCAACTGCCACCTACAAAGACCTCTAGGAAATAATGCTGGTGCAGCAGAG GGTTACAGCAGCCTCCGGTTCCGACCCATCCGCCTCCTGAGTGCTGCAGTGGAGAACCTGAAAAGCTGTCAGGTCCTACAGGTTATCGATAAG GTGCAGTTGGTGTATGACCCGACCTCAGGAACAAAGTTTATTCTAAAG TCTCTGATGAAGTCAGGTCGTTGTGGACACGGAGCAGTTACCATTATCCCGCAGAGCGTTCCTTACATGGTTGAGCTACAGAAGTTTTACGTTGGGGAAGATTCTCTGTATTTGCGGCTGCAGCATGTTCCAG GAGGACGGCTGTGGGGACATCTTAAGAAATTCCAGACTCTAGGTGCAGACCCTGAAGAGTCCACCATGAGCCAAACTCACAGTTCTATCAGTCACCGACACACATCAGATGACTCAGTCCATTGGGTGCCAGAGTCACAGGTCAGACTTTGGGGTGCACAGGTGATATTAGCACTGGATACTCTTCACCAAGAAGGAATTTTGTGCAAAGATCTAAATCCCCGCAATCTGCTATTGAGAGACAATG GGGATGTGCTCCTGACCTACTTCGGCCAGTGGCGAGAGGTTGACCGTGGCTGTTGTCCCGATGCTGCAGAGCAGCTGTACGTGGCGCCAG AGGTCCTTGGGGTGGGTTCAGTGGACGAGGCCTGTGACTGGTGGAGTTTGGGAGCGCTGCTCTATGAGATGATGTGTGGACAG CCTCTTTACAAGACGCTGACGCCAGGAGTCTTTAATCAGATGGAAATCCCCTTCCCTGAACATCTAAGTGTAGATGCCATGTCTCTGCTGAGAGCG CTACTCGATTGTGATCCAAACAAGCGACTCGGTGGTGGTCCGGGAGGCGCACAAAGGATTAAATCCCACCCTTTCTTCAAGGACATAGTTTGGAGCAAGCTGCTCTAA